A region of Paenibacillus sp. JNUCC-31 DNA encodes the following proteins:
- a CDS encoding ABC transporter ATP-binding protein, with protein MEMLQVSALNKVYQGKVQTQALSDIHLTIKQGEFVGIMGPSGSGKTTLLNMVSTIDEPSSGKVLINGMNPFEMKKKQLAMFRRRELGFVFQDFNLLDTLTVAENIVLPLTLDKVKLKEMESRLNRITAQLGIDHILDKRVYEISGGQRQRTAIARAMINMPSIVLADEPTGALDSTSSQAVMESLEQINQQEKTTIMLVTHDPLAASYCHRIVFIKDGKLAAEVHRGDNRQTFFQRIIDTLSFWGGNSHELSSVRV; from the coding sequence ATGGAAATGTTGCAAGTATCGGCACTAAACAAAGTGTATCAGGGCAAAGTGCAGACGCAAGCCCTTAGTGATATTCATCTGACCATCAAGCAGGGTGAATTTGTAGGGATTATGGGGCCATCGGGTAGTGGGAAAACGACTCTGCTCAATATGGTGTCGACCATTGATGAGCCAAGTTCGGGCAAAGTTCTGATTAATGGCATGAATCCGTTTGAGATGAAAAAGAAACAACTGGCCATGTTCCGACGCAGGGAACTCGGGTTTGTATTTCAGGATTTCAATCTGCTCGACACTCTGACCGTAGCTGAAAATATCGTACTCCCATTGACGCTGGACAAGGTCAAACTCAAAGAGATGGAGAGCAGGCTCAATCGAATCACCGCTCAACTTGGAATCGATCACATTCTGGATAAACGCGTCTATGAGATTTCAGGCGGGCAACGGCAGCGTACAGCCATCGCCAGAGCCATGATTAATATGCCATCCATTGTACTGGCTGATGAACCGACAGGTGCGCTGGATTCGACATCATCGCAAGCGGTAATGGAATCGCTCGAACAGATCAACCAGCAGGAGAAAACAACCATTATGCTGGTCACCCATGATCCACTCGCCGCAAGTTATTGCCATCGGATTGTGTTTATCAAGGATGGAAAGCTCGCTGCCGAAGTGCATCGGGGAGATAACCGTCAGACGTTCTTTCAGCGGATTATTGATACATTGTCGTTCTGGGGAGGGAATTCGCATGAGCTTTCCTCAGTTCGCGTTTAA
- a CDS encoding SPFH domain-containing protein, translating into MFGFRFVKFQPSEYVMKVKNGQVQRQGVGLSFYYYEPTTSVVVLPVSSVDVPFMFEEITADYQTVTVQGQLSYRIVDYTKITQSLNYTYNLRKNRYISDDPGKLDQRVITIAKVLTKKHLEQMPLKEAIQSSERLASSMKREVVQSEELEKLGVELMSLSILAILPNKETMRALEAQAREDILRQADEALYVRRNASIEQERRVKENELNTEIAVETKKQQIRETQLHAERSVKQKQNEMEQEQLQFNTAMEERKRQLIELTIANHNAEADAKAYEIAAVMNSLQNVEPNVLQAMANMGMNSDKLIALAFQELAENAGKIGQLNISPDLLQGLMTPQAREQGGRA; encoded by the coding sequence ATGTTTGGATTCCGATTCGTGAAGTTTCAACCCAGTGAGTATGTAATGAAAGTGAAGAATGGTCAGGTACAACGTCAAGGTGTAGGTTTGTCCTTTTATTATTATGAGCCAACCACTTCGGTGGTCGTTTTGCCCGTATCTTCGGTGGATGTACCATTCATGTTCGAAGAGATCACGGCTGATTATCAGACGGTTACCGTCCAAGGCCAACTGAGCTATCGAATTGTTGATTATACGAAAATTACCCAAAGCTTGAATTACACGTACAATTTGCGTAAAAACCGATACATCTCCGATGACCCTGGCAAGCTGGATCAACGTGTGATCACGATTGCCAAAGTGCTAACCAAAAAACACCTGGAACAAATGCCGCTGAAGGAGGCCATTCAATCCAGTGAACGACTGGCAAGCAGCATGAAACGGGAAGTGGTTCAGAGTGAAGAACTGGAGAAACTGGGCGTAGAGTTAATGAGTCTGTCCATCCTTGCCATTTTACCCAATAAAGAGACCATGCGTGCTCTGGAAGCACAAGCGAGGGAAGACATTTTGCGACAGGCTGACGAGGCACTGTATGTACGTCGCAATGCTTCCATTGAACAGGAGCGCAGAGTGAAGGAGAACGAGTTGAACACGGAAATTGCCGTTGAGACGAAGAAACAACAAATTCGTGAAACCCAATTGCATGCCGAGCGCTCGGTGAAACAGAAACAGAATGAGATGGAACAGGAGCAGCTCCAGTTCAATACAGCGATGGAGGAACGGAAGCGACAGCTTATTGAATTGACGATTGCCAATCACAATGCCGAAGCTGATGCGAAAGCCTATGAAATTGCTGCCGTAATGAATTCATTACAGAATGTTGAGCCGAATGTGCTGCAAGCGATGGCTAATATGGGGATGAATTCGGATAAACTGATAGCCCTTGCGTTCCAGGAACTGGCGGAGAATGCCGGGAAGATTGGACAGCTGAACATCTCGCCCGATCTGCTGCAAGGATTAATGACGCCTCAGGCAAGAGAGCAAGGAGGTCGTGCGTGA
- a CDS encoding sensor histidine kinase, giving the protein MKLFLKDQLTLFGFYLLQMVMVPCAYWLSGEERPLKIILYGMLLSTVVLIVYLVVRYVQLRHYYQALQQPQLLVEEPLQSLGAAPVAEAIHQLMHELERNRQHAIGHLRTRKEQQVIFMNRWVHQMKTPLSIIQLTLEDVEDRTAASIQDELDKLRKGLEMVLHSSRLEQFEGDFRVERLSLSEVVRSSIAENRRLFIRKGITPVIQMEEDFHIYSDSKWLRFIFTQILTNAVNYSDSKAGKKVIITAYVKEERIVLDIQDQGIGISAEDIHRVFNPYFTGERGRQYHESTGMGLYLVREVSSRLGNQIELFSKPDEGTLVRFSWMNRK; this is encoded by the coding sequence ATGAAGCTCTTTCTGAAAGACCAGCTTACTTTATTCGGATTCTATTTATTGCAGATGGTGATGGTTCCTTGTGCATATTGGCTCTCGGGTGAAGAGCGGCCGTTGAAAATCATTCTCTATGGCATGTTGCTAAGCACAGTGGTACTGATTGTGTATCTGGTCGTACGTTATGTTCAGTTACGTCATTATTATCAAGCACTCCAACAGCCGCAACTACTGGTAGAGGAGCCTTTACAATCGCTTGGTGCAGCTCCTGTAGCTGAAGCCATCCACCAATTAATGCACGAACTGGAGCGTAACCGTCAGCATGCGATCGGCCATTTACGTACTCGTAAGGAACAGCAGGTTATATTCATGAACCGTTGGGTACATCAGATGAAGACTCCGCTTTCGATTATTCAATTAACACTTGAAGACGTGGAGGATAGGACAGCTGCCAGTATTCAGGATGAGCTGGATAAGCTGCGTAAAGGACTTGAAATGGTGCTGCATTCTTCCCGGCTGGAGCAGTTCGAAGGGGATTTCCGCGTGGAGCGTCTGTCATTATCTGAGGTCGTTCGGAGCAGTATCGCCGAGAATCGACGTTTGTTTATACGCAAAGGTATTACTCCGGTAATCCAAATGGAAGAAGATTTTCACATATACAGTGATTCCAAATGGTTGCGGTTTATATTTACCCAGATTTTGACCAATGCCGTCAACTACTCTGACAGCAAAGCCGGCAAAAAAGTCATAATCACCGCCTATGTAAAGGAAGAACGAATTGTATTGGATATACAGGATCAGGGAATCGGCATATCGGCTGAAGATATTCATCGCGTGTTTAATCCTTACTTCACTGGAGAGCGGGGAAGACAGTATCATGAATCTACAGGCATGGGACTGTATCTGGTTCGTGAGGTTAGTTCACGTTTGGGTAACCAGATTGAATTGTTCTCCAAACCGGATGAAGGAACATTGGTCAGATTCAGCTGGATGAATCGGAAATAG
- a CDS encoding diacylglycerol kinase catalytic domain-containing protein: MRLGKASKPVAAHPVAEERMTEYKLILVKRRTRLEELVVRYNTVQQAQFYIERLGADFSDYLEEDRRYHHAVQQAQQQLSPLGRVQTIDREHVPNFIFGAQDIVVVIGQDGLVANTLKYVTEQPLIGVNPDPMRWDGVLLPFTVEDLSFIIPDVIRKRRSLKEVTLAKVELNDGQYLYGVNDLFIGRKTHVSARYEVRLGSSVEQQSSSGVIVSTGMGSTGWFKSVLTGAAGVVGSEAWQLIHSDGQIFSNRGKNHFSSDVVQEKGALETKAPATISSHGGISHLNSFGWDAPYLYFTVREPFPSRTTAANLVFGQIHPKQPLRIVSQMPEDGVIFSDGVEQDFLEFNSGVEATIGLAEKRGRLVV; encoded by the coding sequence ATGAGATTGGGTAAAGCAAGCAAACCAGTAGCAGCACACCCTGTTGCAGAAGAGCGAATGACCGAATACAAGTTGATTTTGGTCAAACGAAGAACAAGGCTGGAAGAATTGGTGGTACGGTATAATACGGTCCAGCAAGCCCAGTTCTATATTGAACGACTGGGAGCAGATTTTAGTGATTACCTGGAGGAGGATAGGCGTTATCATCATGCAGTACAGCAGGCCCAGCAGCAGCTGAGCCCGTTGGGCCGGGTTCAGACGATTGATCGGGAGCATGTACCCAACTTCATCTTTGGAGCACAGGACATTGTGGTTGTGATCGGACAGGATGGTCTTGTTGCCAATACACTCAAGTATGTAACCGAACAACCGCTCATTGGTGTAAATCCTGATCCGATGCGATGGGATGGGGTACTGCTGCCATTTACCGTGGAGGATCTAAGCTTCATTATTCCCGATGTTATTCGTAAACGGCGCTCCCTGAAAGAGGTGACCCTGGCCAAAGTCGAGTTGAACGATGGGCAATATCTGTATGGCGTTAACGATCTGTTCATTGGCCGGAAGACTCATGTCTCCGCCCGTTATGAAGTTCGATTGGGCTCCTCGGTAGAACAGCAATCCTCCAGTGGTGTAATTGTATCTACCGGAATGGGATCGACGGGATGGTTTAAAAGTGTGTTAACAGGCGCTGCTGGAGTCGTAGGCTCAGAGGCATGGCAGCTCATCCATTCAGATGGACAGATTTTCTCCAATCGAGGCAAAAACCATTTCAGTTCTGACGTTGTTCAGGAAAAAGGGGCTTTAGAAACGAAAGCTCCTGCAACCATTTCCTCACATGGAGGCATAAGTCATCTGAATTCATTCGGTTGGGATGCACCGTATCTGTACTTTACGGTACGTGAGCCCTTTCCCAGCCGGACGACGGCTGCCAATCTGGTGTTTGGACAGATTCATCCGAAACAGCCTTTGCGGATCGTATCACAGATGCCAGAGGATGGAGTTATTTTCAGCGACGGTGTAGAACAGGACTTTCTTGAATTTAATTCCGGGGTGGAAGCAACCATTGGCTTGGCGGAAAAACGTGGACGTTTGGTGGTCTGA
- a CDS encoding response regulator transcription factor produces the protein MQSILLVEDDAKLAGLLGAYLIRNGFQVQTVTGFRHVLDEFVENGPDLVLMDVNLPQFDGYYWCRQIRTHSICPILFISARDSGMDQVMALEHGADDYITKPFQYEVVLAKVRSQLRRAYGMYAAVQQEMKVKNGSMLLYPERYVLEYDGRSVELTQKESVLVEALMGKAGRVVGRERLLELMWEDQHFIDDNTLNVYITRVRRKLKDLGADEILETVRGAGYRLLDLESRFQEGMQ, from the coding sequence ATGCAATCGATATTGCTGGTTGAAGATGATGCCAAGCTCGCAGGATTGCTGGGTGCATATCTGATTCGAAACGGTTTTCAGGTGCAGACTGTAACTGGTTTCCGTCATGTATTGGATGAATTCGTGGAAAACGGACCGGATCTGGTGCTCATGGATGTGAATTTGCCCCAGTTCGATGGATATTATTGGTGCAGACAGATTCGTACACATTCCATATGTCCTATTCTGTTTATTTCGGCTCGTGACAGTGGTATGGATCAGGTCATGGCGCTGGAGCACGGGGCGGATGATTATATTACGAAACCTTTTCAATATGAGGTTGTTCTGGCCAAGGTTCGCAGTCAATTGCGTAGGGCATATGGGATGTATGCAGCTGTACAACAAGAAATGAAAGTGAAGAATGGTTCCATGCTGCTGTATCCCGAGAGATATGTACTGGAGTATGATGGTCGTTCCGTGGAACTGACACAAAAAGAATCCGTGTTGGTCGAAGCACTGATGGGCAAGGCAGGTCGGGTTGTTGGCCGCGAACGGCTGCTTGAACTCATGTGGGAAGATCAGCATTTTATTGATGATAATACGTTGAATGTGTATATTACACGTGTTCGCCGCAAGCTGAAGGATCTGGGGGCTGATGAGATTTTGGAAACCGTTCGGGGAGCGGGCTATCGATTGCTTGATCTCGAATCACGCTTCCAGGAGGGAATGCAATGA
- a CDS encoding cupin domain-containing protein has product MMSITSLQAVREFNADRFTKRVLFQQGGGVTFVLHFLPGQQLPVHKHPGTDVILLVVEGTGTIILDGKGQEVKQEDVICCSGETEFAFHNTGDHEVRLFVVLNQVPDASYAQDV; this is encoded by the coding sequence ATGATGAGTATTACGTCTTTGCAAGCAGTAAGGGAGTTTAACGCAGACCGTTTTACAAAACGTGTTTTATTTCAGCAGGGAGGTGGGGTCACATTTGTGCTTCATTTTCTGCCAGGACAACAGCTTCCGGTTCACAAACATCCGGGGACAGACGTTATCTTGCTGGTGGTCGAAGGTACAGGAACCATCATTCTGGACGGGAAAGGACAGGAAGTGAAGCAGGAAGATGTGATCTGCTGCAGCGGTGAGACTGAGTTTGCATTCCACAATACTGGAGATCATGAAGTACGCCTGTTTGTAGTATTGAATCAAGTGCCGGATGCCTCGTACGCTCAGGATGTGTAA
- a CDS encoding iron-hydroxamate ABC transporter substrate-binding protein, producing MFKSKSMLSIYTLFIVFALVLAGCGNAEKAMDDTGSERGQTTENQESNGTDSVQNKSTESETRDYETDKGTITIPAHPKRIVTDYYGGEILSVGGDLVGVEPSAFDNPFIKEQLKDTSDVGYPVNVEKTLELQPDLIVVMYDDNYEELSKIAPTVHIPYGTATDIYKTVELFGDLIGQPEQAKTFIAEYEKKAAEGREKLKGIVDENTTVGLYELTDKGDLWTFGDNAGRGGQAVYNALKLKMPSKVSNDNQTAQLSLEVLPEYAADYMFMTVYDPEKKGEALKEFKQSNVWNGLDAVKNHRFFENDFDTFYRYDPIAITAQIDLFVDLITKSAEQSK from the coding sequence ATGTTTAAATCCAAATCGATGCTGTCCATTTACACATTATTCATTGTGTTTGCGCTTGTTCTAGCGGGTTGCGGAAATGCAGAAAAGGCAATGGATGATACGGGAAGCGAGCGAGGACAGACGACAGAGAATCAGGAATCCAATGGAACCGATTCAGTTCAGAATAAATCAACGGAAAGTGAAACACGCGACTATGAGACGGACAAAGGAACTATCACCATTCCTGCACATCCCAAGCGTATTGTGACCGATTACTATGGTGGCGAAATCCTGTCTGTAGGCGGGGATTTGGTCGGTGTGGAGCCAAGTGCTTTTGACAATCCGTTCATTAAGGAACAGCTGAAAGACACCTCTGATGTGGGTTATCCGGTTAACGTGGAGAAGACGCTGGAGTTACAGCCTGACTTGATTGTTGTGATGTATGATGATAACTATGAGGAACTGTCCAAAATTGCGCCAACCGTACATATCCCATACGGCACAGCGACAGATATCTACAAGACCGTTGAGCTGTTTGGTGATTTGATCGGTCAACCGGAGCAGGCGAAGACGTTCATTGCCGAGTATGAGAAAAAGGCGGCTGAAGGACGCGAGAAGCTGAAAGGCATCGTGGACGAAAATACAACCGTTGGTTTGTACGAGTTGACAGACAAAGGTGACCTATGGACGTTTGGTGATAATGCTGGCCGAGGCGGGCAAGCCGTCTATAACGCTTTGAAATTGAAAATGCCAAGCAAGGTAAGTAATGATAATCAAACTGCCCAACTATCTCTGGAAGTGCTGCCTGAATACGCAGCGGATTATATGTTCATGACCGTGTACGATCCCGAGAAAAAGGGAGAGGCGTTGAAGGAATTCAAACAGTCCAATGTGTGGAACGGTCTGGATGCGGTGAAGAATCACCGATTCTTTGAGAATGATTTTGATACATTCTATCGGTATGATCCGATTGCCATTACAGCCCAGATTGATTTGTTTGTTGATCTGATCACGAAGAGTGCTGAACAAAGCAAATAA
- a CDS encoding ABC transporter permease, with product MSFPQFAFNNIRRNGRAYIAFFLSSVFMVMIFFAYAMFTYHPYVKELPIGATTATGMQVASVIVYVFAFFFVMYSISAFLKSRNKEFGILTILGAEPGQIRKLVVLENMLIGCLSIIAGIGGGMLLSKLFLMLTTRFIGMDDLPFYFPIKAILITVVAFLLLFFCISLFTLVFIGNKRALELLTGTSKPKKEPKASWFFSLLGLALLTAGFVALRSELNGGTILIAAVTGIAGTYFFYSQLSVLAIRLLKRNRKRVWHGTRLLWISEMSYKIKDNARMLFMVTVVIAIASMSAVVILSLDQQNREQFTNNDFPIQYNAYEPSDRLDLTSIDSRLEAAGLDYQQVYLEYFWADADQSAVSVMPLSHYNRFNAIQGKKEYQLDAESVIFVDSRNDENQDQIERNRFRNDVKGDTLTLNLDAGTVQAKVTATDIEPRFANLIYATGVVVVPDEKYKAMTHDVKENYISGKYLYQIPAWGHAVPDRQSSEAMVSDQLLSSVDSIQNDNPSNDKYSGYLSTRYGDFERYRQGTALFTFLGVFIGLIFSISSASFLYFRLHTDLEADGKMVHSLSKMGLSFQEMKRSSTIQIAVLFFFPILISIVETLVVVKPFLTEFGITNYTVPVLTVFGAFLLAQTFYFFVIRSRYISSLRKMMV from the coding sequence ATGAGCTTTCCTCAGTTCGCGTTTAACAACATTCGCCGGAATGGGCGAGCGTATATTGCTTTTTTTCTCAGTAGTGTGTTTATGGTCATGATTTTTTTCGCTTACGCCATGTTTACCTATCATCCATATGTGAAAGAATTACCGATTGGTGCAACAACCGCTACAGGTATGCAGGTAGCATCGGTTATTGTGTATGTGTTTGCATTTTTCTTTGTCATGTATTCCATCAGTGCTTTTCTTAAATCACGGAACAAGGAGTTTGGCATTCTGACCATACTTGGTGCTGAACCTGGACAGATTCGGAAATTGGTTGTTCTGGAAAACATGTTGATCGGCTGCCTGTCCATTATTGCCGGTATTGGCGGAGGCATGTTGCTGTCGAAGTTGTTCCTGATGTTAACCACTCGTTTTATTGGTATGGATGATCTGCCCTTTTATTTTCCGATCAAAGCGATTCTGATTACGGTAGTAGCCTTTTTGCTGCTATTCTTCTGCATTTCGCTCTTCACGCTGGTTTTTATCGGGAACAAGCGGGCATTGGAGCTCTTAACAGGTACCAGCAAACCCAAAAAGGAGCCCAAAGCTTCATGGTTCTTCTCACTTCTGGGACTGGCATTACTTACAGCGGGATTCGTTGCACTGCGCAGCGAGCTGAATGGCGGGACCATATTGATTGCCGCAGTAACAGGTATTGCGGGAACCTATTTCTTTTACTCCCAACTCTCCGTTCTTGCCATCCGGCTCCTGAAGCGTAATCGTAAACGAGTATGGCATGGGACGCGATTACTGTGGATTTCGGAAATGAGTTACAAAATCAAAGACAACGCAAGAATGCTGTTTATGGTGACGGTGGTTATAGCCATTGCTTCCATGAGTGCAGTTGTCATTTTGTCACTGGATCAGCAGAACCGGGAACAGTTTACAAATAATGATTTTCCAATCCAATACAATGCATACGAGCCATCGGATCGTCTGGATCTGACATCAATAGATTCGAGACTTGAAGCCGCAGGCTTGGATTATCAGCAAGTTTACCTGGAATATTTCTGGGCTGATGCGGATCAGAGTGCTGTGTCAGTCATGCCGCTAAGTCATTACAATCGATTCAATGCAATCCAAGGAAAAAAGGAGTACCAATTGGATGCTGAATCAGTGATTTTTGTGGATTCCCGTAATGATGAGAATCAGGATCAGATTGAACGAAACAGGTTTCGCAATGATGTGAAAGGAGACACGTTGACGTTAAATCTGGACGCTGGCACAGTGCAAGCAAAGGTTACGGCTACAGACATAGAGCCCAGGTTTGCAAACCTGATCTATGCCACAGGCGTTGTCGTGGTCCCGGATGAAAAGTACAAAGCAATGACACATGACGTCAAAGAGAATTATATATCGGGGAAATATTTGTATCAGATTCCGGCTTGGGGCCATGCTGTGCCTGATCGGCAATCTTCGGAAGCCATGGTTAGCGATCAATTGCTTTCGTCCGTGGATTCAATCCAAAACGATAACCCTTCAAATGATAAATACTCTGGATATCTGAGCACGCGATACGGAGATTTTGAGAGATACAGACAGGGGACAGCGCTCTTTACCTTTTTGGGCGTTTTCATTGGATTAATCTTCTCGATCTCTTCCGCCAGCTTTCTGTATTTCAGACTGCACACGGATCTGGAGGCAGATGGGAAAATGGTGCATTCCCTGTCCAAAATGGGTCTCAGTTTTCAGGAGATGAAAAGATCATCCACGATTCAGATCGCGGTTCTCTTTTTCTTCCCAATCCTGATCTCCATTGTTGAAACTCTCGTTGTTGTTAAGCCGTTTCTGACTGAATTCGGTATTACCAATTATACGGTTCCGGTATTAACCGTATTTGGTGCATTTCTGCTTGCACAAACCTTCTATTTCTTCGTTATTCGCTCGAGATATATATCTTCACTGCGCAAAATGATGGTGTAA